The Clostridioides sp. ES-S-0010-02 genome window below encodes:
- a CDS encoding molybdopterin-dependent oxidoreductase, producing MKIPNMLYAKVLFSPIAHAKIKKIDTSKAEKLEGVKAIATYKNSPQKVFNSAMRFYEHELPEVEHIFDDTVRFVGDKVAAVAAEDLQTAEKALKLIEVEYEELPSVFNPEEAIQEGAYPIHKGGNKLAVSVQQCGNIEEAMKKADYIFEDKYTLPAIHHGAIETHVAIADYDYSGKLTVYSPNQNTFGFRIILSKLFEVPMNKVRLVSPAIGGAFGGKLEITIEPIVALLAKLSGRPVKLELNRRETIASTRTRHGAVVYLKTGVMKDGRIVAQDMKVLTNTGAYASSALNVIGAMSHKVFKAYKIENMRYTGIPVYTNTPIAGAMRGYGSPQAFFAQQSQLNKIAKKLNMDILNLQLKNLVEPDGIDQRFKSPHGNPRPIDCIKKGAEIFDWKKQIRQQNESNGRFLIGVGMAVGSHGNGCFGAHRDITALMLKMNEDGSAVLYTGTHDMGNASVSVQVQIISEVLGISQEKIECIQADTEASPWNLGDYASRGVFVSGNAALKVANSVKKELLKEASQLLKEDEEYIEFKDDRVYSIKNNNKQATLCDVMIHAQRVSLREIIGAETFASQTGASSYGVHFAKVEVDTKLASVRVLEYVAVHDVGKALNPMSVEGQIEGAIQMGIGYALTEALEFDNRGKIKANSFRSYHMIKASEMPQIKVGMIECGEPGGPFGAKSIGECSVVPSAPAVANAVANALNCDFYSLPLKKNILMDNINI from the coding sequence ATGAAAATTCCAAATATGCTTTATGCTAAGGTTTTATTCAGCCCTATAGCGCATGCAAAAATTAAAAAAATAGACACATCAAAAGCTGAAAAATTAGAAGGTGTAAAAGCCATAGCCACTTATAAAAACTCACCTCAAAAAGTCTTTAATAGTGCCATGAGATTTTATGAACATGAGTTGCCAGAGGTTGAACATATCTTTGATGATACTGTTCGTTTTGTTGGTGATAAAGTTGCAGCTGTTGCAGCTGAAGATTTACAAACTGCTGAAAAAGCATTGAAGCTTATTGAGGTTGAATACGAAGAATTACCATCAGTATTTAATCCAGAAGAAGCAATACAAGAGGGTGCATATCCAATCCATAAAGGTGGAAACAAGCTTGCAGTAAGTGTACAACAGTGTGGAAATATTGAAGAAGCTATGAAAAAAGCTGATTATATTTTTGAAGATAAGTATACACTTCCAGCTATACATCATGGTGCAATAGAAACTCATGTGGCTATTGCAGATTATGATTACAGTGGAAAACTTACTGTTTATAGTCCTAATCAAAATACTTTTGGCTTTAGGATAATCTTATCTAAGTTATTTGAAGTACCAATGAATAAAGTTAGACTAGTAAGTCCAGCTATTGGAGGAGCTTTTGGAGGTAAATTAGAGATTACAATTGAGCCAATTGTAGCATTATTAGCAAAACTATCAGGTAGGCCAGTTAAACTAGAACTTAACAGGAGAGAAACTATTGCTTCAACAAGAACTAGACATGGTGCAGTTGTATATCTAAAAACAGGTGTTATGAAAGATGGTCGAATTGTAGCACAAGATATGAAAGTTCTAACAAATACAGGAGCATATGCATCAAGTGCTTTAAATGTAATTGGAGCAATGAGTCATAAAGTATTTAAAGCATATAAGATTGAAAATATGAGATATACAGGAATACCAGTGTATACAAACACACCAATTGCAGGAGCAATGAGAGGATATGGTTCTCCACAAGCTTTTTTTGCACAACAATCCCAACTAAATAAAATTGCAAAAAAACTAAATATGGATATTTTAAATTTACAGCTTAAGAACTTAGTTGAACCAGATGGAATAGACCAACGATTTAAAAGTCCTCATGGTAATCCAAGACCAATAGACTGTATAAAAAAAGGTGCTGAAATATTTGACTGGAAAAAACAAATAAGACAGCAAAATGAATCAAATGGTAGGTTTTTAATTGGTGTAGGTATGGCAGTTGGTTCACATGGAAATGGATGCTTTGGGGCACATAGAGATATAACAGCCTTAATGTTGAAAATGAATGAAGATGGTTCAGCTGTATTATATACAGGTACTCATGATATGGGAAATGCATCTGTAAGTGTCCAGGTGCAAATTATATCTGAAGTACTTGGAATAAGCCAGGAAAAAATAGAATGTATACAGGCAGATACAGAAGCATCACCATGGAATTTAGGAGATTACGCAAGTAGAGGAGTTTTTGTATCCGGAAATGCAGCTTTAAAAGTAGCAAACTCAGTAAAAAAAGAGCTTTTAAAAGAAGCATCCCAACTCTTAAAAGAGGATGAAGAATATATAGAATTTAAGGACGATAGAGTTTATTCTATCAAAAATAACAACAAACAAGCCACTTTATGCGATGTCATGATACATGCTCAAAGGGTAAGTTTAAGAGAGATTATAGGAGCTGAAACTTTTGCATCTCAAACTGGAGCAAGTTCATATGGTGTACATTTTGCTAAAGTTGAGGTTGATACTAAACTGGCAAGTGTAAGAGTTTTAGAATATGTTGCAGTACATGATGTGGGTAAAGCTTTGAACCCAATGTCTGTAGAAGGTCAGATTGAAGGAGCAATTCAAATGGGAATAGGATATGCGTTAACTGAAGCGCTTGAGTTTGATAATAGAGGAAAAATAAAAGCTAATTCATTTCGCTCGTATCATATGATAAAGGCTAGTGAAATGCCACAAATAAAAGTTGGAATGATAGAATGTGGAGAACCTGGAGGTCCATTTGGAGCTAAGAGTATAGGTGAATGTTCTGTTGTACCATCAGCACCAGCAGTAGCAAATGCAGTAGCAAATGCGTTAAACTGTGATTTTTATAGTTTGCCATTAAAGAAAAATATTTTAATGGATAATATAAATATTTAA
- a CDS encoding SDR family oxidoreductase has product MNLRFKDKVVVITGGGQGLGAGFALDFAIEGATVVLIGRTKSKLDNVAERIIKSGGKAFVSVCDVSKPEEVEVCFSEVIDKFECVDVLINNVALHKSAPVVDTTIEDWDAQIKTNLSGTFYCTKAVLRTMIDKKYGKIINISSTAAKHFFPGFGAYAASKGGMVSFTQTLSEEVKEYGINVNAIYLGMTNTEYTRKRFDYDDAVTIPLEEMLQVEEVSKVVTFLASDEASPIMGAAIDVCGKKA; this is encoded by the coding sequence GTGAATTTAAGATTTAAAGATAAGGTTGTTGTGATAACAGGAGGAGGGCAAGGATTAGGGGCAGGATTTGCTTTAGATTTTGCTATTGAAGGAGCAACAGTAGTCTTAATTGGTAGAACTAAAAGTAAATTGGATAATGTTGCAGAAAGAATCATTAAATCTGGTGGTAAAGCCTTTGTTTCAGTTTGTGATGTAAGCAAACCAGAAGAAGTAGAAGTTTGTTTTAGTGAAGTAATAGATAAATTTGAGTGTGTAGATGTATTGATTAATAATGTAGCTCTCCATAAATCAGCTCCAGTAGTTGATACTACAATTGAAGATTGGGATGCTCAGATAAAGACTAATTTAAGTGGAACTTTTTATTGTACTAAGGCTGTTCTTAGAACAATGATTGATAAAAAGTATGGAAAAATAATAAATATTAGTTCTACAGCAGCAAAACATTTTTTTCCGGGTTTTGGGGCATATGCTGCTTCTAAAGGTGGGATGGTAAGTTTTACTCAAACTTTATCAGAAGAAGTAAAAGAGTATGGAATCAATGTAAATGCAATATATTTAGGTATGACTAATACTGAATATACAAGAAAAAGATTTGACTATGATGATGCAGTTACGATACCACTTGAAGAAATGTTGCAAGTGGAAGAAGTATCAAAAGTTGTAACTTTCTTAGCATCTGATGAAGCAAGTCCAATAATGGGAGCTGCAATTGATGTATGTGGGAAGAAGGCATAA
- a CDS encoding methenyltetrahydromethanopterin cyclohydrolase: MISLNKKAMVVVREILEDAEALGCEVVKMDCGATIIDMGLNCSGSWKAGVLFTRASIGDLGTVSLGDFKLNDEYSFSAVEVFIDKPLIACMGSQIAGWKLGEGEFATIGSGPARALARVKSDWYFEMTPYKDTYHEAVLCIQDIKYPNDETVLEVANACKVKPEDTYILISPSTCIVASMQVSARIIEQVCHKMFEKNFDAGQIVLARGKAPIAPVLKDELKTMGRINDALIYGSETEFWVDSTDTAIAKTIHQLAGKTSSPNYGELFEDVFEKAGRDFFYVDHDVHSIGKIQIHNINTGKSFSAGEINYSVLEKSFLK; encoded by the coding sequence ATGATAAGTTTAAACAAGAAAGCTATGGTGGTAGTAAGAGAGATACTGGAAGATGCAGAAGCATTAGGGTGTGAAGTTGTTAAGATGGATTGTGGAGCAACTATAATTGATATGGGATTAAATTGTAGTGGAAGCTGGAAAGCAGGTGTTTTATTTACTAGGGCTTCTATAGGCGACCTAGGAACAGTATCATTAGGAGATTTTAAATTAAATGATGAATATTCTTTCTCAGCAGTTGAAGTATTTATAGATAAACCATTGATTGCATGTATGGGTTCACAGATTGCTGGATGGAAACTTGGAGAAGGTGAATTTGCAACTATTGGGTCAGGACCAGCAAGAGCTTTAGCAAGAGTTAAATCAGACTGGTATTTTGAAATGACTCCATATAAAGACACTTATCATGAGGCAGTCCTATGTATCCAAGATATAAAATATCCTAATGATGAAACGGTCTTAGAGGTTGCAAATGCTTGTAAAGTAAAACCAGAAGACACATATATATTAATTTCACCAAGTACATGTATTGTAGCATCAATGCAAGTGTCAGCAAGAATTATTGAGCAAGTATGCCATAAGATGTTTGAAAAAAACTTTGATGCAGGTCAAATTGTACTTGCTAGAGGAAAAGCACCAATCGCACCTGTATTAAAAGATGAACTTAAGACTATGGGAAGAATAAATGATGCATTGATTTATGGTAGTGAAACTGAGTTTTGGGTGGATTCGACTGATACTGCTATTGCAAAAACTATACACCAGTTGGCAGGGAAAACTTCGTCTCCAAATTATGGAGAGTTGTTTGAAGATGTATTTGAGAAGGCAGGAAGAGACTTTTTCTATGTAGACCATGATGTACACTCAATAGGCAAAATACAGATACATAATATAAATACTGGGAAATCATTTTCGGCAGGAGAAATAAATTACTCAGTACTTGAAAAAAGTTTCTTAAAATAA
- a CDS encoding thiamine pyrophosphate-dependent dehydrogenase E1 component subunit alpha, translating into MALGKLRLEKLYHDMVMIRRFEEVIEVYAANGTIPGFVHLSIGQEACQAGIVDALRKTDYKFPDHRGHGTIALCGTDPKLVMAEIFAKATGINGGRGGSMHINDIECRNMGFNGIQGSTMVTCLGTAFASVYKETDDVTAVFLGDGTLGEGTCHESLNMAATWKLPIIYCLLNNQYAISTHYTDSHPQKELKTWGEGYEIPSYRVDGNDVEAVIEIVEIAADRARKGEGPTLIEFLTYRWQGHFAGDPAAYRPEEEVKYWKDRDPIKLTRKILIEREGMSDESLKQIEEEIEADVQEMLRFSLESPSPDIKDAVTHTYVDREVEIR; encoded by the coding sequence ATGGCATTAGGTAAGTTAAGATTAGAAAAATTATACCATGACATGGTTATGATTCGCAGATTTGAAGAAGTAATAGAAGTATATGCTGCCAATGGAACAATACCAGGATTTGTTCATTTAAGTATAGGGCAAGAAGCTTGTCAAGCAGGCATAGTTGATGCACTTAGAAAAACAGATTATAAATTTCCAGACCATAGAGGTCATGGAACTATAGCACTTTGTGGTACTGACCCAAAACTTGTAATGGCAGAAATTTTTGCTAAGGCTACAGGAATAAATGGTGGTAGAGGCGGTTCAATGCATATAAATGATATTGAATGTAGAAATATGGGGTTTAATGGAATACAGGGTTCAACTATGGTAACTTGTCTTGGTACAGCTTTTGCATCTGTGTATAAAGAAACAGATGATGTTACAGCAGTATTTCTAGGAGATGGAACTTTAGGAGAAGGAACTTGCCACGAAAGTCTTAATATGGCAGCAACATGGAAACTTCCTATAATATATTGCCTACTTAATAATCAATATGCTATATCTACACACTATACAGATTCACATCCTCAAAAAGAATTAAAAACTTGGGGCGAGGGGTATGAGATTCCAAGTTATAGGGTAGATGGAAATGATGTAGAAGCAGTAATTGAGATAGTGGAAATAGCAGCAGATAGGGCAAGAAAAGGTGAAGGACCAACTTTAATAGAATTTCTCACTTATCGCTGGCAAGGTCATTTTGCAGGAGACCCAGCAGCATATAGACCTGAAGAAGAAGTTAAGTATTGGAAAGATAGAGACCCAATCAAGTTAACTAGAAAGATACTTATTGAAAGAGAAGGTATGTCAGATGAATCACTTAAGCAAATAGAAGAAGAAATAGAGGCTGATGTTCAAGAAATGCTGAGATTCTCATTGGAGAGTCCATCACCAGATATTAAAGATGCAGTTACACACACATATGTTGATAGAGAGGTGGAGATAAGATAA
- a CDS encoding alpha-ketoacid dehydrogenase subunit beta, translated as MGRKLSYGMAINEALHQAMENDDRVFILGEDVAKMGGDFGITKGIMAKWPNRIKDTALSESAILGLSNGAALCGLRPVPEIMFADFLGVCFDQLVNNAAKLNFMFQGKAHCPITVRAVQGGGIRCAYHHSVCAESWFMNTPGLVVVSPTTPYEAKGMLLSAIKNDNPVLFLEHKMLYNVKGEVPVEPYEIPLYEAEIEKTGSDITIVATQMMLGLAHKAASQLEKEGISVEIIDLRTVFPYDKKTIVESVAKTSRLVIAQEGPRVGGWAAEISAMINEDVFEYLSAPIKRVTSIDAPVAYAPVLEDFVLPKLENLIKACKEVMQY; from the coding sequence ATGGGAAGAAAACTTTCATATGGAATGGCAATAAATGAAGCACTTCATCAAGCTATGGAAAATGATGATAGAGTTTTTATACTAGGTGAAGATGTAGCTAAAATGGGTGGAGATTTTGGGATTACTAAAGGAATAATGGCTAAGTGGCCAAATAGAATAAAAGATACAGCTTTATCAGAATCAGCTATATTGGGATTATCAAATGGTGCAGCACTTTGTGGACTAAGACCAGTTCCAGAGATAATGTTTGCAGATTTTTTGGGAGTTTGTTTTGACCAACTTGTAAATAATGCAGCAAAATTAAATTTTATGTTCCAAGGAAAAGCACATTGCCCAATTACTGTTCGTGCTGTACAGGGAGGTGGTATACGCTGTGCATATCATCATTCAGTTTGTGCAGAGTCATGGTTTATGAATACACCTGGGCTTGTAGTAGTTTCACCAACAACACCTTATGAAGCTAAAGGGATGTTGCTTTCAGCTATAAAAAACGATAATCCTGTATTATTTTTAGAACATAAAATGCTATACAATGTCAAAGGAGAAGTGCCAGTTGAGCCATATGAAATTCCTCTATATGAAGCTGAGATTGAAAAAACTGGAAGTGATATTACTATAGTAGCTACTCAAATGATGTTAGGGTTAGCACATAAAGCAGCAAGTCAACTTGAAAAAGAAGGGATTAGTGTAGAGATAATCGACCTTAGAACTGTATTTCCTTATGATAAAAAAACTATAGTAGAGTCAGTTGCGAAAACTAGTCGATTGGTTATTGCTCAAGAAGGTCCAAGAGTTGGAGGATGGGCAGCTGAAATATCTGCAATGATAAATGAAGATGTATTTGAGTATCTAAGTGCACCAATAAAAAGAGTTACATCAATTGATGCTCCAGTAGCATATGCACCAGTTTTAGAGGATTTTGTTTTACCAAAATTAGAAAATCTAATTAAGGCTTGTAAGGAAGTTATGCAATATTAG
- a CDS encoding 2-oxo acid dehydrogenase subunit E2, with product MITEVKMPKFGLSMEEGTIGTWLIEEGSVVNKGDEILEVETDKITNTVEAPESGVLRKKFFEEGDIANCGELICIIAEANEDISGFNLIDKTDNEKEVDILSLENATKKKDLNIDKKITPRAKKIAEEKGINYSNIEGTGIHGSITIDDLKNFMNNNPVEEVMEVNQNKVVEKEVRQEVTNISQVNNIKVNIGENDLVTKMTPIQNVIAKKMHESLLTTAQTTIATELEITNLSKVYKGLKEKYKKVGVKLSYTALIIKAVAEALENHPKLRTQIVDENHFKVSSEINIGVAVDIPNGLVVPIIKNANLKDLKTICIELSDLSDRAKNNKLNSDEMSNGTITITNLGMFGITYFTPVLNTPESAILGIGSIIEKVLVKDGAFYAGSTMNMSLTHDHRVVDGAPGARFLQEVTQNLLDFRWM from the coding sequence ATGATTACAGAGGTTAAGATGCCGAAGTTTGGTCTTTCTATGGAGGAAGGAACAATTGGCACATGGTTGATTGAAGAAGGAAGTGTAGTAAATAAGGGTGATGAAATTTTAGAAGTTGAAACTGACAAGATTACTAATACTGTTGAAGCACCAGAAAGTGGGGTATTGAGAAAAAAATTTTTTGAAGAGGGCGATATTGCTAATTGTGGAGAACTAATTTGTATAATTGCAGAAGCCAATGAAGATATTAGTGGATTTAATTTGATAGATAAAACTGATAATGAAAAAGAGGTAGATATTTTAAGTTTAGAAAATGCAACTAAGAAAAAAGATTTAAATATAGACAAAAAAATAACTCCGAGAGCTAAAAAAATAGCTGAGGAAAAAGGAATTAACTATTCAAATATAGAGGGTACAGGAATACATGGTTCAATAACAATTGATGATTTGAAAAATTTCATGAACAATAATCCAGTAGAAGAAGTTATGGAAGTCAATCAAAATAAAGTAGTAGAAAAAGAAGTACGGCAAGAAGTTACCAATATTTCTCAAGTTAATAACATTAAGGTAAATATAGGAGAAAATGATTTGGTAACTAAGATGACACCAATTCAAAATGTAATAGCAAAAAAAATGCATGAGAGTTTATTGACAACAGCTCAAACTACAATTGCCACTGAATTAGAAATTACTAACTTATCAAAAGTATATAAAGGATTGAAAGAAAAGTATAAAAAAGTAGGAGTTAAATTAAGTTATACAGCTCTTATAATAAAGGCTGTAGCTGAAGCACTTGAAAATCATCCTAAACTTAGAACACAAATAGTTGATGAAAATCATTTTAAAGTAAGTAGCGAAATTAATATAGGTGTAGCTGTAGATATTCCAAATGGCTTGGTGGTACCTATAATAAAAAATGCAAATTTAAAAGACTTAAAAACAATATGTATTGAACTAAGTGATTTAAGTGATAGAGCTAAAAATAACAAGTTAAATTCTGATGAAATGAGTAATGGAACTATTACTATAACTAACTTAGGGATGTTTGGAATAACATACTTTACCCCAGTATTAAATACACCAGAAAGTGCAATTTTAGGTATTGGAAGTATAATAGAAAAAGTTCTTGTAAAAGATGGTGCATTTTACGCTGGTTCAACAATGAATATGAGTTTAACTCATGACCATAGAGTAGTAGACGGAGCTCCTGGAGCACGTTTTCTTCAAGAAGTAACACAAAATCTTTTAGATTTTAGATGGATGTAA
- a CDS encoding amidohydrolase, with translation MRKVDLIIKNAYLISMNNEREILNDACIIIEKNKIIDIGKKNLLEKYISEKIIDARGKFVLPGFISTHSHLFQTLLKGLGRDKLLLDWLDSSVRRAIHKIDEECCYYAALTGCIEAIRTGTTTILDYMYCHGKEGLDDSIIQAFEDLGIRGILGRGFTDTSKFPKEFGCTYHDTEQKFFDDVRRLEKKYRDHSRISLALAPGIIWDNTEEGYKEMRNIANELHIPITMHLLETKDDDKYCLEDRGMKTVPYLEKVGILGPDFIAVHCIQMSDEDIELFKKYDVKISHNPVSNMVLAAGVAPIPKLIENGLTISLACDGSASNDTQNMLEVMKMTTLLQKVTHRDAKLLPSSSVLEMATLGGAKSINKLDCLGSIEIGKNADIIIYNPYKSAISIPVHDPISSLIYSSTPNNIETSIIDGKVVMDKNQIVNIDEEKVIYKTQKISSKLIEDVGLGNMQWGKRIYGL, from the coding sequence ATGAGAAAAGTAGATTTGATAATTAAAAACGCTTATCTAATTTCAATGAATAATGAGAGGGAAATACTAAATGATGCTTGTATAATAATTGAAAAGAACAAGATAATTGATATAGGAAAGAAGAATTTACTAGAAAAATACATCTCTGAAAAAATTATAGATGCTAGAGGTAAATTTGTTTTACCTGGATTTATAAGTACTCATTCTCATCTATTTCAGACTTTGCTAAAGGGATTAGGAAGAGATAAATTATTGTTAGACTGGCTTGATAGCTCTGTTAGAAGAGCTATACATAAAATAGATGAAGAATGTTGCTATTATGCAGCTTTAACAGGATGTATAGAAGCAATTAGAACAGGTACAACTACTATACTTGACTATATGTACTGTCATGGAAAAGAAGGTCTTGATGATAGTATAATTCAAGCATTTGAAGACTTAGGAATAAGAGGAATACTTGGTAGAGGATTTACAGATACAAGCAAATTCCCAAAAGAATTTGGTTGTACCTATCATGATACAGAACAAAAGTTTTTTGATGATGTCAGAAGATTAGAGAAAAAATATAGAGACCACTCGAGAATAAGTTTAGCATTAGCTCCTGGTATTATATGGGATAACACAGAAGAAGGATACAAAGAAATGAGAAATATAGCCAATGAGCTTCATATTCCAATAACTATGCATTTACTTGAGACTAAGGACGATGATAAATACTGTTTAGAAGATAGAGGTATGAAGACTGTGCCATATCTTGAAAAAGTAGGAATTTTAGGGCCTGACTTTATTGCAGTCCACTGCATACAAATGTCAGATGAAGATATAGAGTTATTTAAAAAATATGATGTTAAAATATCTCATAATCCAGTATCTAATATGGTTCTAGCAGCAGGAGTAGCACCAATTCCAAAGCTTATTGAAAATGGATTGACTATAAGTTTAGCTTGTGATGGCTCAGCGAGTAATGATACTCAAAATATGTTAGAAGTAATGAAAATGACTACATTATTACAAAAAGTTACTCATAGAGATGCAAAGCTTTTACCTTCGTCAAGTGTACTGGAAATGGCAACACTTGGAGGAGCAAAATCCATAAATAAATTAGACTGCTTAGGGTCAATAGAGATAGGAAAAAATGCTGATATTATAATTTATAATCCATATAAAAGTGCAATTTCTATACCAGTTCACGACCCAATTAGTTCATTAATATATTCATCTACTCCAAATAATATAGAAACTTCTATTATAGATGGAAAAGTAGTTATGGATAAGAATCAAATAGTTAATATAGATGAAGAAAAAGTAATCTATAAAACTCAAAAAATATCAAGTAAGTTAATAGAGGATGTTGGTCTAGGAAATATGCAATGGGGAAAAAGAATTTATGGATTATAA
- a CDS encoding dihydrofolate reductase family protein yields the protein MNKLEFFNIPKHNLKINLLNRNEKILDNIKEESNENICIPDALEYYTELFFPKSKDKRPYIFSSMVLSSDGKMAYEDNKAGPLIGKNNFVDPDGALADFWVLNVLRAYSDAVIIGARTLQNEPGITCHVFDESLTQQRKDYLNKKYQPCGVVVSFDARDIPFDHYTFRVDKSQEYKMVIATSPNGWDYIKENSPLKHICIGSFNSIKDVDDYKFEELYKDFDVCPVIVTGKDSTPDSKILLYVLKNLGIEKMCIESPSYCTHLIENELLDEYFMNYSMVFVGGKMTPGCTTAYSHLEHPHSELLIVGMHRNNFIFTRQKLCYGIKNKVDLTSYKY from the coding sequence ATGAATAAGCTTGAGTTTTTCAATATACCAAAACATAACTTAAAAATAAATTTATTAAATAGAAATGAAAAGATATTAGACAATATAAAAGAAGAATCTAATGAAAATATCTGTATACCAGATGCTTTAGAGTATTATACAGAGTTGTTTTTTCCAAAATCAAAAGATAAAAGACCATATATATTTTCATCTATGGTGCTTTCATCTGATGGAAAAATGGCATATGAAGACAATAAAGCAGGCCCTTTAATTGGAAAAAATAATTTTGTTGATCCAGATGGAGCCTTGGCAGATTTTTGGGTTTTAAATGTTCTAAGAGCATATTCAGATGCTGTAATTATAGGGGCTAGAACGTTGCAAAATGAACCTGGGATAACATGCCATGTATTTGATGAAAGTTTGACACAGCAAAGAAAAGACTATTTAAATAAAAAATATCAGCCATGTGGAGTAGTAGTTTCTTTTGATGCTAGAGATATTCCATTTGACCATTATACATTTAGAGTTGATAAGAGTCAGGAATATAAAATGGTTATAGCCACATCTCCAAATGGTTGGGATTATATAAAAGAAAATTCTCCTTTAAAACACATATGTATAGGGAGTTTTAATTCAATTAAGGATGTTGATGATTATAAATTTGAAGAATTATACAAAGATTTTGATGTTTGTCCTGTAATTGTTACTGGTAAAGATAGTACTCCAGACTCTAAGATATTACTTTATGTACTTAAAAATCTAGGGATAGAAAAAATGTGTATCGAATCTCCTTCATACTGTACTCACCTAATTGAAAATGAATTATTAGACGAATATTTTATGAATTATTCCATGGTATTTGTTGGTGGAAAAATGACTCCAGGCTGTACAACAGCTTATAGCCATTTAGAACATCCACATTCGGAACTATTGATAGTAGGAATGCATAGAAATAATTTTATTTTTACACGTCAGAAACTTTGCTATGGTATTAAAAATAAAGTAGATTTAACAAGCTATAAATATTGA